A window of Synergistaceae bacterium genomic DNA:
ACTTCTTTAACAGTGAGAGTCAAAATCGACACAGAACCGAATAAAGTCGTGCAGACATCGCCCGAAAGATTTGACGACGACGAAAATATATTCATGAGCATATAACCCCCTGCGAGTGAACCAGCAGAGAGCATAGCAACAGCCGCATCGCCTTTGATAGAAGCATTTGCCCCCGTCCTCAAAAGCATGACAGCACATAAAATCGTTACTACAAGAACTACAGGCATATTAAAGCCTATATTCATAGCAGCAGCCGCAGCCAGTGCACCAAAAGCCGCATGTGAAAGTCCATCGCCTATAAATGAAAATCGCTTTAACACGAGAGTAACTCCCAATAATGACGCACAAATTGAAATCATTATCCCCATGATAAAAGCATATCTCACAAATGGGAACTGCCAATAAAGTATAAATTTCTCTATCAAGTTTTCTATTAAATTTTCTAGCATGATTTATCGAGCCTCAATAAATTTTTTGCATATTTCGCGGCCTTGTCTATATCATGAGAGATCATAATAATAGCAATTTTCTTATCGCGATTTAATTCATTCAGCAATAAATACATTTCTGAAGCTGACTCAGGGTCAAGACCTGTTATAGGCTCATCGAGTATTAAAACTTTTTGAGCTGCACACAAAGCACGCGCTAATAGGACTCTTTGCTGCTGACCTCCTGATAATTCGCGGTAACATTTGAACTCTAAATCTGAAATCTTCATTTTTTGCATGATCTCAAATGCCGCTATTTTCTCGCGTTTATTATAGAATGGCCGGAGCCCGCACCTTCCTTGAAAGCCTGATAATACAATTTCACGAACTGAAGCAGGGAAGTCCTTTTGTGATTCTTTTTGCTGGGGAAGATAGCCGATCTCGTTTTTCTTGAGTCCATCAGTAAAAATTATTCTGCCGCTTAAGGGTTTATTGAGTCCGAGAATAGTTTTTATAAGAGTGCTTTTGCCTGAACCGTTCTCGCCCATAATACATAAATAATCGCCTGATTTAACACAAAAATTTAGATTCTTTATGATTACTCGATTGTCCCAGCCTATTGACAAATTTTCACAAGTTATCATTTAATTTAGAGCCTCTTTCAGGATTTCGAGATTTTCGGCCATGATTTGCAGATAAGAGACTCTGGGATCTCCTGACTGCATAGAATTCAGGACTAAAATTTTTTGATTCTTGGCCTTAGTGCTTGCTATAACAGTGCGGGCTATGTTGTGCCTTGTACCGTCAATATCTATAACACATGGCAAATTAAACTCGTCTGTCTTCTCTGCTAAAAATTTTATGGTCTCAAAGCTCGCTTCAGTCTCAGCAGAACACCCGGAAAAAGCCGCGTAACACTTAAGCCCGTAATCATCAGCTAAATATCTAAACGGGAATCTATCAGCAAATAATAAAATTTTCCTAGCTGAGTGATTAATCATGTCAGAATATTTCTTGTCAAGCTCATCGAGTGATTTAATATAACGCGCAAGATTTTGAGAATATATTTTTTTGTGAGACGGGTCAATTTCTGAAAGTTTTGCGGCAATATGACGGCAAAGAATCCCCGCATTTCTTAGTGACAGCCATATATGCTCGTCAAGTTCGGACTCGTGCTCGTGTTCATGCTCGTGATCTTCCTGCATTCCCTCAAGTTGAG
This region includes:
- a CDS encoding ABC transporter ATP-binding protein, translating into MITCENLSIGWDNRVIIKNLNFCVKSGDYLCIMGENGSGKSTLIKTILGLNKPLSGRIIFTDGLKKNEIGYLPQQKESQKDFPASVREIVLSGFQGRCGLRPFYNKREKIAAFEIMQKMKISDLEFKCYRELSGGQQQRVLLARALCAAQKVLILDEPITGLDPESASEMYLLLNELNRDKKIAIIMISHDIDKAAKYAKNLLRLDKSC
- a CDS encoding metal ABC transporter permease — protein: MLENLIENLIEKFILYWQFPFVRYAFIMGIMISICASLLGVTLVLKRFSFIGDGLSHAAFGALAAAAAMNIGFNMPVVLVVTILCAVMLLRTGANASIKGDAAVAMLSAGSLAGGYMLMNIFSSSSNLSGDVCTTLFGSVSILTLTVKEVWLCAVLSISVVLAFILFYNKIFAVTFDEDFAASSGVNTQLCNLLTIVMSAAVIVLAMKLAGSLLVSALIVFPALSAMRIFKSFRAVIIFSVIISVICAAIGIIISVLAGTPVGSTIVIADILAFGICYIAGKILYSGR
- a CDS encoding zinc ABC transporter substrate-binding protein gives rise to the protein MRKIFVLLLVLILNESACADIRVTVSIFPVYDWTREIAKDSGVDVALLMKKGVDLHNYQPSVSDIVRISESDIFIYIGGESDEWVEDALKNVTNKNQIAINLLEILGNAAKIETQLEGMQEDHEHEHEHESELDEHIWLSLRNAGILCRHIAAKLSEIDPSHKKIYSQNLARYIKSLDELDKKYSDMINHSARKILLFADRFPFRYLADDYGLKCYAAFSGCSAETEASFETIKFLAEKTDEFNLPCVIDIDGTRHNIARTVIASTKAKNQKILVLNSMQSGDPRVSYLQIMAENLEILKEALN